One segment of Pandoraea pnomenusa DNA contains the following:
- a CDS encoding PRTRC system protein F: protein MNTLSIPRANAIAPSYHLAADSDYTTKIATTLLDAGLIGDECVRGTSPRSFAEVCRRAIAARWTEVTAGLRTFNWHLHVLPGTEVYSDESFAFVCVLRPETYDQWPVLEIGPRIMQLESTRPGLGQTVLALLYDAFDSLPNVFTPRTALWTAEYVHWHGERDEAYAIEELLGWMTPEEAQGATIDVFRRADFFCGLPEWAALPERVLTVRDIEEAARSDEFAASVVAACDAISDLAMHDGPLPSMAHDAPCELIGVSAFVRWHEDDAVLRLWDDYANLSVQGEHLEACAAVGFDIRGTGIADWIGALPQLGELARRVEVLLDLVGERRT, encoded by the coding sequence ATGAACACCTTGTCGATTCCGCGCGCGAACGCCATCGCGCCCTCGTACCACCTCGCGGCTGACTCTGATTACACCACCAAGATCGCGACGACGCTTCTCGATGCCGGGCTGATCGGAGACGAATGCGTGCGCGGAACGAGCCCGCGCTCCTTCGCGGAAGTCTGCCGCCGCGCGATCGCCGCCCGTTGGACTGAGGTCACGGCTGGCTTGCGCACATTCAACTGGCATCTCCATGTGCTGCCTGGAACCGAGGTGTACTCCGACGAATCGTTTGCATTCGTTTGCGTGCTTCGCCCAGAGACCTATGATCAGTGGCCAGTGCTCGAAATCGGACCGCGCATCATGCAGCTTGAGTCGACGAGGCCCGGTCTTGGCCAAACGGTTCTCGCGCTTTTGTATGACGCGTTCGACAGTCTGCCCAACGTGTTTACGCCGCGCACAGCTCTTTGGACCGCCGAGTACGTGCATTGGCACGGCGAGCGTGACGAAGCTTACGCAATCGAAGAATTGCTCGGATGGATGACGCCCGAGGAAGCACAGGGCGCGACGATCGACGTCTTCCGGCGCGCGGATTTCTTCTGCGGCCTGCCGGAATGGGCCGCGCTACCCGAACGCGTTCTGACCGTTCGCGACATCGAGGAAGCTGCCCGGAGCGACGAGTTCGCTGCCTCCGTCGTCGCGGCATGCGACGCAATTAGCGATCTCGCAATGCACGATGGGCCTCTCCCGTCCATGGCGCACGACGCCCCCTGCGAACTGATCGGGGTATCGGCATTTGTTCGGTGGCACGAGGACGACGCCGTACTTCGACTGTGGGACGACTACGCGAACCTTTCTGTGCAAGGCGAACACCTTGAAGCCTGCGCCGCCGTTGGTTTCGACATTCGCGGCACAGGCATTGCAGACTGGATCGGTGCTTTGCCGCAACTCGGCGAGCTCGCCCGCCGTGTTGAGGTGTTGCTCGATCTCGTCGGGGAGCGCCGAACATGA
- a CDS encoding PRTRC system protein B → MSPVTIQSNRDAVLVPRSALVMYRDDGSAHAFATCHPIHFIGDVPHLGPGTALNHDHLADFAAVAQKQAAYAGFVPERLIYTQPNLIAWWRPAGKRHVWFSTGDAIGQRAGATEHPPLVFVASHRGWHVFALRTNTRPTPESALFNAPYYNVWQDGRICAGNAQTPKSATPDSIKGFEDAFFRSRFTHPNQPRLIKRKGGATQLWLDLLDGVAFPLAALIPAGETLADAIHRIATGEK, encoded by the coding sequence ATGAGCCCCGTGACCATTCAATCGAACCGCGACGCCGTGCTCGTGCCGCGTAGTGCACTAGTCATGTATCGAGACGACGGAAGCGCGCACGCCTTCGCCACATGCCACCCGATTCACTTCATCGGAGATGTGCCGCATCTAGGCCCTGGCACCGCGTTGAATCACGATCATCTCGCAGACTTCGCCGCGGTGGCGCAGAAGCAAGCCGCCTATGCCGGGTTCGTTCCGGAACGATTGATCTACACGCAGCCCAACCTGATCGCGTGGTGGCGCCCGGCGGGAAAGCGTCACGTCTGGTTCTCCACGGGGGACGCGATTGGCCAGCGTGCTGGCGCGACTGAGCATCCGCCGCTCGTGTTCGTCGCCTCGCATCGCGGCTGGCATGTCTTCGCCCTCCGCACGAATACCCGGCCCACGCCGGAAAGCGCGCTATTCAACGCGCCCTATTACAACGTTTGGCAGGACGGCAGGATCTGCGCTGGCAACGCGCAAACACCCAAGTCAGCCACGCCCGACTCGATCAAAGGATTCGAGGACGCGTTCTTCCGAAGCCGATTCACGCACCCCAACCAACCAAGACTGATCAAGCGCAAGGGCGGCGCGACACAACTCTGGCTCGACCTGCTCGACGGCGTGGCGTTTCCTCTCGCCGCGCTCATTCCCGCCGGCGAGACGCTGGCCGACGCAATCCACCGTATCGCCACTGGAGAGAAATAA
- a CDS encoding PRTRC system protein A, with protein sequence MQHVLEAFEAASKGALKQLADAMTEFSGAVKHELEAARPRAIAAKEDDAQIQLDVALYDSAPTLAVPKHAQFEALQEIGHRFLASADGLFVEIRRPWLHLIRQVSKFPAEGPRPPYGTIAETCELTFGRLPAALPLIAGFAAEALDSLPNEHAAWIVWNDQSQLLEYIALKPSEASPGHIKYERPQLAAHLSLVIDIHSHGASPAFFSATDDQDDRGEVKFACVVGNLGEEGSLPSIAMRLCALGLNIPIKLSPADVFKTWEANHVA encoded by the coding sequence ATGCAGCACGTCCTCGAAGCATTCGAAGCCGCCTCTAAGGGCGCCCTCAAGCAGTTGGCCGACGCCATGACCGAATTCTCCGGCGCCGTGAAGCACGAACTGGAAGCCGCGCGGCCGCGCGCGATCGCAGCAAAGGAAGACGACGCCCAGATCCAGCTCGACGTAGCATTGTATGACAGCGCGCCGACGCTTGCAGTACCTAAGCACGCGCAGTTCGAAGCACTGCAAGAGATCGGCCACCGATTCCTCGCATCGGCCGATGGCCTATTTGTCGAGATCCGCCGCCCGTGGCTGCACCTGATTCGCCAGGTCAGCAAATTCCCGGCCGAAGGTCCGCGCCCGCCTTACGGGACCATCGCCGAGACGTGCGAATTGACGTTTGGTCGACTCCCCGCTGCGCTGCCGCTTATCGCAGGCTTCGCAGCCGAAGCGCTCGATAGCCTGCCAAACGAGCATGCCGCCTGGATTGTCTGGAACGATCAGTCGCAGTTGCTCGAGTACATCGCGCTGAAGCCGAGCGAAGCGTCCCCCGGCCATATCAAGTATGAACGGCCGCAGCTCGCGGCTCACTTGTCACTCGTGATCGATATCCACAGCCACGGAGCGTCGCCGGCGTTCTTCAGCGCCACTGACGACCAGGACGATCGCGGAGAAGTGAAATTCGCGTGCGTTGTGGGCAACCTCGGCGAGGAAGGCAGCCTGCCATCAATCGCGATGCGCCTTTGCGCACTCGGCCTCAACATTCCCATCAAGCTCTCGCCGGCAGACGTGTTCAAGACGTGGGAGGCCAACCATGTCGCATAA
- a CDS encoding PRTRC system ThiF family protein, with protein sequence MRKLDRIHPTPSAYLSRAVSVLLIGCGGNGSLMLTGLGRLNHALTALGHPGLDVTAYDDDTVSEANMGRQMFSPADVGLHKSSVLVHRVNQFFGLNWRAEPHRFASDQDANTYSLNGKPTIAIVCVDSATARASIYSFLESRSFRGYILDLGNRASDGQVLLGQLSASGDLPPLLADDGIEPAARLPAPHRVLPELVDTTAPPDDEPSCGLAAALERQELFVNQAVATPALALLWEFFRYGKLTWCGAFVNLKTGNMRPIAVPAGE encoded by the coding sequence ATGAGAAAGCTCGACCGCATCCACCCAACACCGTCAGCGTATCTGAGTCGCGCTGTGAGCGTCCTGCTCATCGGCTGCGGCGGGAATGGCTCGCTGATGCTCACCGGCCTCGGCCGACTCAATCATGCGCTGACTGCACTCGGCCACCCGGGCCTGGACGTCACCGCCTACGACGACGACACCGTGAGCGAGGCGAACATGGGCAGGCAGATGTTCAGCCCTGCCGACGTCGGCCTGCACAAGAGCAGCGTGCTCGTTCATCGGGTCAATCAGTTCTTCGGATTGAACTGGCGGGCCGAGCCGCACCGCTTCGCATCCGATCAGGACGCCAACACGTACTCGCTGAATGGGAAGCCCACCATCGCCATCGTATGCGTCGACAGCGCTACCGCACGAGCCAGCATTTACTCCTTTCTGGAGAGCCGTAGCTTTCGCGGGTACATCCTCGACCTCGGTAATCGGGCCAGTGACGGACAGGTTCTGCTTGGCCAGCTCTCCGCGAGCGGCGACTTGCCCCCGCTGCTCGCCGACGATGGCATTGAGCCTGCAGCGAGACTGCCGGCGCCTCATCGCGTGCTGCCCGAGCTGGTCGACACCACCGCTCCGCCCGACGACGAGCCGAGTTGTGGCCTCGCCGCCGCGCTCGAGCGCCAGGAACTGTTCGTGAACCAGGCGGTGGCCACGCCAGCACTCGCGCTGCTTTGGGAGTTTTTCCGCTACGGGAAGCTCACGTGGTGCGGCGCATTCGTAAACCTCAAGACCGGCAACATGCGCCCGATCGCTGTTCCGGCCGGGGAATAG
- a CDS encoding DUF4224 domain-containing protein has protein sequence MSSTFLSRDEVCELTGRRQHAAQARALRAMGIEHRVRPDGSIAVLRTHIEAELAPAATRRVADWQPNWSAA, from the coding sequence ATGAGCAGCACTTTCCTGTCGCGCGACGAAGTCTGTGAACTGACCGGGCGCCGGCAGCATGCGGCGCAGGCACGAGCACTGCGCGCGATGGGCATCGAACATCGCGTGCGGCCGGACGGCTCGATCGCCGTTTTGCGCACGCACATCGAGGCCGAACTGGCCCCTGCCGCAACGCGCCGCGTCGCGGATTGGCAACCGAATTGGAGCGCAGCCTAA
- a CDS encoding integrase, producing MATELERSLMPRPRSKENKGLPTRWRRRSGAYYYQVPRGLEHMWDGKKEFRLGASLPEAYRVWAERLGKMEETRTVAELLDRYSLQVVPTKKPTTRAQNQVAIKRLRNVLGVVPITAIKPQLIYQYVERREAKVAARREIEILSHAFTKAVEWGILDRHPFKGEVRLPGEKSRTRYIADWEIDECLALEPKRKKGSVLALQAYIKIKLQTGMARSDLLRLQPERDFDDDGIHILRHKTADSSGKRTIYEWTNELREAVAEAVRARPVRTSKWLFCTLEGEGYIDEETGRAGGFDSMWRGFMDRVLAETKVTERFTEHDLRAKVSSDAESIEHARALLSHTTTQTTQRSYRRKAEKVKPLRRGRSE from the coding sequence TTGGCAACCGAATTGGAGCGCAGCCTAATGCCACGACCGAGAAGCAAAGAGAACAAGGGCCTGCCGACCCGCTGGCGCCGGCGAAGTGGCGCCTATTACTACCAGGTGCCGCGCGGCCTCGAGCATATGTGGGACGGAAAGAAGGAATTCCGGCTCGGCGCGTCACTGCCCGAGGCATACCGCGTGTGGGCAGAGCGGCTCGGCAAGATGGAGGAGACGCGCACCGTCGCCGAACTGCTCGATCGATACTCGCTGCAGGTCGTGCCAACGAAGAAGCCGACGACACGCGCCCAGAACCAGGTCGCGATCAAGCGCCTGCGCAACGTGCTCGGCGTCGTGCCCATCACCGCCATCAAGCCACAGCTCATTTATCAATACGTCGAGCGGCGTGAGGCCAAGGTGGCAGCGCGGCGCGAAATCGAAATCCTGTCGCACGCGTTCACCAAGGCGGTCGAGTGGGGCATTTTGGATCGTCACCCGTTCAAGGGCGAGGTGCGGCTTCCCGGGGAAAAGTCGCGCACGCGGTACATCGCGGACTGGGAAATCGATGAGTGCCTCGCGCTCGAGCCGAAGCGCAAGAAGGGAAGCGTGCTCGCCTTGCAGGCATACATCAAGATCAAGCTACAAACCGGCATGGCACGCAGCGACCTGCTACGCCTTCAGCCGGAGCGCGACTTTGACGACGACGGCATCCATATCCTGCGCCACAAGACGGCGGACAGCAGCGGCAAACGCACGATCTATGAGTGGACGAACGAATTGCGCGAGGCAGTAGCTGAAGCCGTTCGCGCACGGCCGGTGCGCACGTCCAAGTGGCTTTTCTGCACGCTTGAGGGCGAAGGCTACATTGACGAGGAAACTGGACGCGCCGGCGGCTTCGATTCGATGTGGCGCGGGTTTATGGATCGCGTGCTGGCGGAGACCAAGGTCACCGAGCGGTTCACCGAGCACGACCTACGCGCCAAGGTGTCGAGCGACGCGGAATCGATCGAACATGCCCGCGCGCTGCTCTCGCACACGACGACACAGACCACGCAGCGCTCATACCGGCGCAAGGCCGAAAAGGTCAAACCACTGCGCCGGGGACGATCCGAATAG
- a CDS encoding sodium:solute symporter family protein, translating into MSFTRRLLRYYLYYTAGFLAFVLMIGLLERVNGPGVWIGYAFLFVTIAVYAVIGLISRTSDAAEYYVAGRRVPPMFNGMACAADWMSAASFMGLAGSLYVSGYDGLAYVMGWTGGYCLVAFLLAPYLRKMGRYTVPDFLGTRYDSNLVRALGVFSTILCSFVYLVAQIQGVGMIASRFIGVEFTIGIFFGLAGILVCSFLGGMRAVTWTQVAQYIIMITAFLVPTAMIGHQTGNGWFPQFTYGKALAKVEALERDIQQSVPEREVRDYYREQAEQMQRRLDGLPDSFYSERAELERQLLDTKRRNGPLRDVKVLETKLEAFPRDVGEAQNRWLEMRNQYAERSEPPHAMTEPFPARDDTTRSSQRLNFLLLMVCLMIGTASLPHILTRYGTTATVQGARSSVGWTLFFVALLYVSAPALAVMLKYDVLLHLVGARYENLPGWVTQWRHATPVQLDISDVYRDGVVQWGEIWMQPDMLVLAGPEIAGLPYVISGLVAAGALAAVLSTADGLLLTIANALSHDVYFHMVDRNASSQKRVTTSKILLLCVAMFASYVTSLKLGNILFLVGAAFSLAASCLFPALVLGVFWKRTTRLGATAGMVSGLLVCVYYIMTTYPFFTRLTGFAGARWWGVDPISAGAFGVPVGFAVAIAFSLLGGRPSERDRHLVDHLRRP; encoded by the coding sequence ATGAGTTTCACGCGCAGGCTGCTGCGTTACTACCTGTATTACACAGCGGGGTTTCTCGCGTTCGTGCTGATGATCGGATTGCTTGAGCGTGTGAACGGTCCGGGCGTCTGGATCGGGTATGCGTTCCTGTTCGTGACGATTGCCGTGTATGCGGTGATCGGGCTGATATCCCGCACGTCCGACGCGGCCGAGTACTACGTGGCGGGGCGTCGTGTGCCGCCGATGTTCAATGGCATGGCGTGCGCGGCGGACTGGATGAGCGCGGCGTCGTTCATGGGGTTGGCGGGGTCGCTGTACGTTTCCGGTTACGACGGCCTGGCATACGTCATGGGATGGACGGGCGGATATTGTCTGGTGGCGTTTCTGTTGGCGCCGTACTTGCGCAAGATGGGACGGTACACGGTGCCGGACTTTCTGGGCACGCGTTACGACAGCAATCTGGTGCGTGCGCTGGGGGTGTTTTCGACGATTCTGTGTTCGTTCGTGTATCTGGTGGCGCAGATTCAGGGCGTGGGGATGATTGCGTCGCGTTTCATCGGCGTCGAGTTCACGATCGGGATCTTCTTCGGGCTGGCGGGCATTCTGGTGTGTTCGTTCCTGGGCGGCATGCGCGCGGTGACGTGGACCCAGGTGGCGCAGTACATCATCATGATCACGGCGTTTCTGGTGCCGACGGCCATGATCGGGCATCAGACGGGCAATGGCTGGTTTCCGCAGTTCACCTACGGCAAGGCGCTGGCGAAGGTCGAGGCGCTGGAGCGCGACATTCAGCAGTCGGTGCCTGAGCGTGAGGTGCGGGACTATTACCGCGAGCAGGCCGAGCAGATGCAGCGACGGCTGGACGGGTTGCCGGACAGTTTTTACAGCGAGCGGGCCGAGCTGGAGCGGCAGTTGCTGGACACGAAGCGTCGCAATGGCCCGTTGCGTGACGTGAAGGTGCTGGAGACGAAGTTGGAGGCGTTTCCGCGCGACGTGGGCGAGGCGCAGAATCGGTGGCTGGAGATGCGAAATCAGTATGCGGAGCGCAGCGAACCGCCGCATGCGATGACGGAGCCGTTTCCGGCGCGGGATGACACCACGCGCAGTTCGCAGCGGTTGAATTTCCTGTTGCTGATGGTGTGCCTGATGATCGGGACGGCGAGTCTGCCGCACATCCTGACGCGATATGGCACGACGGCGACGGTGCAGGGGGCGCGGAGTTCTGTGGGGTGGACGTTGTTCTTCGTGGCGCTGCTGTATGTGAGTGCGCCGGCGTTGGCGGTGATGTTGAAGTATGACGTGTTGCTGCATCTGGTCGGTGCCCGATACGAGAACTTGCCGGGGTGGGTGACGCAATGGCGGCACGCGACGCCGGTGCAGTTGGACATCTCCGACGTGTACCGGGACGGGGTGGTGCAGTGGGGCGAGATCTGGATGCAACCGGACATGCTGGTGCTGGCGGGCCCGGAGATTGCGGGATTGCCGTACGTGATTTCCGGGCTGGTCGCGGCGGGGGCGTTGGCGGCGGTGCTGTCGACGGCGGACGGGTTGTTGCTGACGATTGCGAATGCGCTGTCGCACGACGTGTACTTTCACATGGTGGATCGGAATGCGTCGAGTCAGAAGCGGGTGACGACGTCGAAGATACTGTTGTTGTGCGTGGCGATGTTTGCGTCGTACGTGACGTCGCTGAAGTTGGGGAACATTTTGTTTCTGGTGGGGGCGGCGTTTTCGCTGGCGGCATCCTGCCTGTTTCCGGCGCTGGTGCTGGGGGTGTTCTGGAAGCGCACGACGCGTCTGGGGGCGACGGCGGGCATGGTGAGCGGGTTGTTGGTGTGCGTGTACTACATCATGACGACGTACCCGTTTTTCACGCGGTTGACGGGATTTGCGGGAGCACGGTGGTGGGGCGTGGACCCGATTTCGGCGGGGGCGTTCGGGGTGCCGGTGGGGTTTGCGGTGGCGATCGCGTTCAGCCTGCTGGGCGGACGCCCGAGCGAGCGCGACAGACACCTGGTGGACCATCTGCGACGCCCGTGA
- a CDS encoding DUF4212 domain-containing protein, whose translation MAKRSQTGAAGTPAASATFGVGGVRSDMRSGGTPPDVDWHGEAASIATRHWRRTLRLVAVLMAIGFVVTFVPQFWAREWAAMRFAGWPLPFYMGAQGAILIDIVLIMIYVAMQRRNDTQYRRALSALRDAHRDSLGMRDAGAEFGAMPDPLSRATSARAPR comes from the coding sequence ATGGCTAAGCGTTCGCAGACGGGGGCGGCGGGCACACCTGCCGCATCCGCGACCTTCGGCGTTGGTGGCGTGCGTTCGGACATGCGTTCCGGCGGCACGCCGCCCGACGTCGACTGGCATGGCGAGGCGGCGAGCATCGCGACACGTCACTGGCGACGGACGCTACGGCTCGTGGCGGTGCTGATGGCCATCGGATTCGTGGTGACTTTCGTACCGCAGTTCTGGGCGCGGGAATGGGCCGCGATGCGATTTGCGGGCTGGCCGCTGCCGTTCTACATGGGTGCGCAGGGGGCGATCCTGATCGACATTGTGCTGATCATGATCTACGTCGCGATGCAACGTCGCAACGATACCCAGTATCGCCGGGCGCTCTCGGCGTTGCGCGATGCGCATCGGGACAGCCTCGGAATGCGCGATGCCGGCGCTGAATTCGGCGCAATGCCTGACCCCCTCTCTCGCGCCACGTCGGCGCGCGCTCCCCGATGA
- the acs gene encoding acetate--CoA ligase — MAAIESVLQEQRVFAPPQALVAKANISGMPAYEALCAEAEKDYEGFWARQARENLAWHKPFTKVLDETNAPFYTWFEDGQINASYNCLDRQIEAGLGDKNAILFESDDGTVTPVTYRDLLARVSRFANALKAKGVKKGDRVVIYMPMSIEGVVAMQACARIGATHSVVFGGFSAKSLNERVIDAGAVAIVTADEQMRGGKALPLKAIVDEALAMGGCDHVKSVIVYRRTGGNVAMQAGRDEVMQDLVAGQSDQCAPEWVGAEHPLFILYTSGSTGKPKGVQHSTGGYLLWASLTMQWTFDIKPDDVFWCTADIGWITGHTYIAYGPLAVGATQVVFEGVPTYPNAGRFWEMIGRHKVSVFYTAPTAIRSLIKAAEQTPDVHPKQYDLSSLRILGSVGEPINPEAWMWYYENVGGGRCPIVDTWWQTETGGHVITPLPGATPLVPGSCTLGLPGVAVAIVDETGQDVPNGQGGMLVIKRPWPSMIRTIWGDPERYKSSYFPSELGGHIYLAGDGSIRDAKTGYFTIMGRIDDVLNVSGHRMGTMEIESALVANPIVAEAAVVGRPDDTTGEAIVAFVVLKRSRPTGDEARQIALELRNWVGKEIGPIAKPKDIRFGDNLPKTRSGKIMRRLLRVIAKGEEITQDTSTLENPAILEQLKQAQ; from the coding sequence ATGGCAGCAATCGAATCGGTTTTGCAGGAGCAGCGCGTTTTCGCGCCGCCGCAGGCGCTGGTCGCCAAAGCGAACATCTCCGGCATGCCCGCCTATGAGGCGCTTTGCGCCGAGGCCGAGAAGGATTACGAGGGGTTCTGGGCGCGTCAGGCGCGCGAGAACCTGGCCTGGCACAAGCCGTTCACCAAAGTCCTCGACGAGACCAACGCCCCGTTCTACACGTGGTTCGAAGACGGTCAGATCAACGCTTCCTACAATTGCCTGGACCGTCAGATCGAGGCGGGCCTGGGCGACAAGAACGCCATCCTGTTCGAGTCCGATGACGGCACCGTGACGCCGGTGACTTACCGGGACTTGCTCGCACGCGTGAGTCGTTTCGCCAATGCGCTCAAGGCCAAGGGCGTGAAAAAGGGCGACCGCGTGGTCATTTACATGCCGATGTCGATCGAAGGCGTGGTCGCCATGCAGGCGTGCGCCCGTATTGGCGCGACGCACTCGGTGGTGTTTGGCGGTTTCTCGGCGAAGTCGCTCAACGAGCGCGTGATCGATGCCGGCGCGGTGGCCATCGTCACGGCCGATGAGCAGATGCGCGGCGGCAAGGCGCTGCCCTTGAAGGCGATCGTCGACGAAGCGCTTGCCATGGGCGGTTGCGACCATGTGAAGTCGGTGATCGTCTACCGTCGCACCGGCGGCAATGTGGCCATGCAGGCCGGTCGCGACGAAGTCATGCAGGACCTCGTTGCGGGCCAGTCGGATCAGTGCGCGCCGGAGTGGGTCGGCGCGGAGCATCCGCTGTTCATCCTTTACACGTCGGGATCGACGGGCAAGCCCAAGGGCGTGCAGCACAGCACTGGCGGCTATCTGCTGTGGGCGTCGCTCACCATGCAGTGGACCTTCGACATCAAGCCTGACGATGTCTTCTGGTGCACGGCCGACATCGGCTGGATTACCGGGCATACGTACATTGCGTACGGTCCGCTCGCCGTGGGCGCGACGCAGGTCGTGTTCGAGGGGGTGCCGACGTATCCGAACGCCGGTCGTTTCTGGGAGATGATCGGCCGTCACAAGGTCAGCGTCTTTTACACGGCGCCGACTGCGATCCGATCGCTGATCAAGGCGGCCGAGCAGACGCCGGACGTGCATCCGAAGCAGTACGACCTGTCGTCCCTGCGCATTCTCGGTTCGGTCGGCGAGCCGATCAATCCGGAAGCGTGGATGTGGTACTACGAGAACGTTGGCGGCGGGCGTTGTCCGATCGTCGACACGTGGTGGCAGACGGAGACGGGCGGTCACGTGATCACGCCGCTGCCGGGGGCGACGCCGCTGGTGCCGGGTTCGTGCACTTTGGGGTTGCCGGGCGTTGCGGTGGCCATCGTCGACGAGACGGGGCAGGACGTGCCGAACGGTCAGGGCGGCATGTTGGTGATCAAGCGTCCGTGGCCGTCGATGATCCGTACCATCTGGGGCGACCCGGAGCGTTACAAGTCGAGCTACTTCCCGTCGGAGCTGGGTGGGCATATCTACCTGGCCGGCGACGGATCGATTCGCGACGCCAAGACCGGTTACTTCACGATCATGGGGCGAATCGACGACGTGCTGAACGTTTCCGGTCACCGCATGGGCACGATGGAGATCGAGTCGGCGCTGGTGGCGAATCCGATTGTGGCGGAAGCGGCGGTGGTGGGGCGTCCGGACGACACCACGGGCGAGGCGATCGTGGCGTTCGTGGTGCTCAAGCGTTCGCGTCCGACGGGAGACGAAGCCAGGCAGATCGCGCTCGAGCTGCGCAACTGGGTCGGCAAGGAAATCGGGCCGATCGCCAAGCCGAAGGACATCCGCTTCGGGGACAATCTGCCGAAGACCCGCTCCGGCAAGATCATGCGTCGCTTGTTGCGAGTGATTGCCAAGGGCGAGGAGATCACGCAGGACACGTCCACGCTCGAGAATCCGGCCATTCTGGAGCAGCTCAAGCAGGCGCAGTAA
- a CDS encoding DMT family transporter — MFARFPSFALALAMTFVGTNVGIGKTMVAVMPVAAFALWRFLIAIAALSPRYRPSVMRRVTRDQWKHLFVQTFFGTFLFTLLMLHGVRLTTATAAGVITATLPACVALLSWAVLREHPSRRTLVSIGLAIAGVALLNVSRGDAHGASGTGGAPSAWLGNALVLGAVLCESIYVIVSKRLAAELPAIDICAYTHLIGGALMLPLGAAGLMAVDYAALTPGHWALIVWYGLAASVFSFFLWMRGIRHVSAQLAGVFTAMVPVSATAYGVIFLDERLSVAQGAALALTVAGIVLAALPSPGARKTLLPARD, encoded by the coding sequence CTGTTCGCCCGGTTTCCGAGCTTCGCGCTTGCGCTGGCCATGACGTTCGTGGGCACCAACGTAGGCATCGGCAAGACGATGGTGGCCGTGATGCCCGTCGCGGCCTTCGCGCTGTGGCGCTTCCTCATCGCCATTGCCGCCCTGTCGCCCCGTTACCGGCCTTCCGTCATGCGGCGCGTGACGCGAGACCAGTGGAAGCACCTCTTCGTGCAGACGTTCTTCGGCACGTTCCTGTTTACGCTGCTCATGCTCCATGGCGTGCGCCTGACCACGGCCACCGCCGCGGGCGTGATCACCGCCACGCTGCCCGCCTGCGTCGCACTGCTCTCCTGGGCGGTGCTGCGCGAGCACCCGTCGCGCCGCACGCTCGTGAGCATCGGACTGGCGATTGCCGGCGTGGCGCTGCTCAATGTCTCGCGCGGCGACGCCCACGGCGCCAGCGGCACGGGCGGCGCCCCGAGCGCCTGGCTGGGCAACGCGCTCGTGCTCGGCGCGGTGCTCTGCGAGAGCATCTACGTGATCGTCTCGAAACGCCTGGCCGCCGAGCTGCCCGCCATCGACATCTGCGCCTATACGCACCTGATTGGCGGCGCACTGATGCTGCCCCTGGGCGCGGCAGGCCTGATGGCGGTGGACTACGCGGCGCTCACGCCCGGCCACTGGGCCCTCATCGTCTGGTATGGCCTGGCGGCGAGCGTTTTCTCGTTTTTCCTGTGGATGCGCGGCATTCGGCACGTCAGCGCACAGCTTGCGGGGGTCTTCACGGCGATGGTGCCCGTCTCGGCCACCGCGTACGGCGTGATTTTCCTCGACGAGCGCCTCTCCGTCGCCCAGGGCGCCGCGCTGGCGCTCACCGTCGCGGGAATCGTGCTCGCCGCGCTCCCTTCCCCCGGCGCACGCAAGACGCTATTGCCGGCCCGCGATTGA